One window from the genome of Oncorhynchus gorbuscha isolate QuinsamMale2020 ecotype Even-year linkage group LG14, OgorEven_v1.0, whole genome shotgun sequence encodes:
- the LOC123994572 gene encoding optineurin-like isoform X2: MASSSPMVNGDVSRGPSSHPGHSPTTGTLEETLQQMNRLIQENRDLKEALKQTNMSMKERFEGLSVWREKQREEKEFLEERLDEARGRVEALSSHNQELNMKVEELEGKGKGQAETANQNAELEALHAQLVRLQAEKSDLVAMNSELQLKTGQGSEDDSFIEIRIARDDTGKDLYHNERDPRYDMSVSRQESEELTVSQLLQSLRKETQRVERLQIELQATRSRITELEEKETNTESSTQTSLLPEVVSPALANTACGTEQEPEEEPQQNSGKEKAASEVEDLKAPMMTLFNELQQAQSKLDEAESLKMNLQDRCRDVERDVVTLKAQLVEKQEVQSENDRLKLQVDSMKAQSQLEQRKAGEERANLTQLKDAYTKLFEDYNELKQESKNREPLVTKEVGDLQTRLDAAEKALAAKQQQIDVMKQEIYQKEKELETISVFQAQAEVYSSDFYAERAAREKIHEEKECLFAQLEFVKKQNTQLQDEIDSLGRW, encoded by the exons ATGGCGTCCAGCTCCCCCATGGTGAACGGGGACGTCTCCCGGGGTCCGAGCTCCCACCCCGGCCACAGCCCCACCACAGGCACCCTGGAGGAAACGCTGCAGCAGATGAACCGCCTCATCCAGGAGAACCGAGACCTGAAGG AGGCGCTGAAGCAGACCAACATGTCGATGAAGGAGCGCTTCGAGGGTTTGTCTGTgtggagggagaagcagagggaggagaaggagttcCTGGAGGAGAGGCTTGATGAGGCGCGTGGCCGTGTGGAGGCCCTCTCCTCGCACAACCAGGAGCTTAACATGAAGGTGGAGGAGCTGGAGGGCAAAGGGAAGGGACag GCCGAGACAGCCAATCAGAATGCAGAACTGGAGGCGCTGCATGCCCAGCTGGTGCGTCTGCAGGCAGAGAAGAGTGACCTAGTGGCCATGAACTCTGAACTCCAGCTCAAgacaggtcaggggtcagaggatGACTCCTTCATAGAGATCAGGATTGCT agagatgaTACTGGAAAGGACCTGTATCATAATGAAAGGGACCCCAGGTATGACATGAGTGTATCCAGGCAGGAGTCTGAGGAGCTGACTGTCAGCCAGCTGCTCCAGTCCCTGAGGAAGGAGACCCAGAGGGTGGAGAGGCTACAAATCGAGCTCCAGGCTACCAGATCCAG AATCACAGAGCTGGAGGAGAAAGAAACTAACACGGAGAGCTCCACACAGACCTCACTACTGCCAGAGGTGGTTTCCCCAGCACTAGCCAACACAGCATGTGGTACTGAGCAAGAACCAGAGGAGGAGCCCCAACAGAACTCTGGGAAGGAGAAG GCTGCGTCAGAGGTGGAGGATCTGAAGGCTCCGATGATGACCCTGTTTAATGAGCTACAGCAGGCTCAGAGCAAACTGGATGAGGCAGAGAGCTTGAAGATGAACCTGCAGGACAG atgtaGGGATGTGGAGCGTGACGTGGTGACTCTGAAAGCCCAGCTGGTAGAGAAGCAGGAGGTACAGAGTGAGAATGACAGACTGAAGCTGCAGGTGGACAGCATGAAGGCCCAGAGCCAGCTAGAGCAGAGgaaggctggagaggagag GGCTAACCTGACCCAGCTGAAGGATGCCTACACCAAGCTATTCGAGGACTACAATGAGTTGAAGCAAGAGAGCAAGAACAGAGAG CCACTGGTCACTAAGGAGGTGGGAGACCTGCAGACCAGACTGGATGCAGCAGAGAAGGCCCTGGCTGCTAAGCAACAGCAGATTGATGTTATGAAGCAGGAGATATATCAGAAGGAGAAGGAACTGGAgaccatctctgtgttccaggcTCAG GCGGAGGTGTACTCCTCTGACTTCTACGCGGAGCGAGCAGCTCGGGAGAAGATTCACGAGGAGAAGGAATGTCTGTTTGCTCAGCTGGAGTTTGTCAAGAAACAGAACACTCAGCTACAGGACGAGATTGACTCACTTGGCAG
- the LOC123994572 gene encoding optineurin-like isoform X1, with amino-acid sequence MASSSPMVNGDVSRGPSSHPGHSPTTGTLEETLQQMNRLIQENRDLKEALKQTNMSMKERFEGLSVWREKQREEKEFLEERLDEARGRVEALSSHNQELNMKVEELEGKGKGQAETANQNAELEALHAQLVRLQAEKSDLVAMNSELQLKTGQGSEDDSFIEIRIARDDTGKDLYHNERDPRYDMSVSRQESEELTVSQLLQSLRKETQRVERLQIELQATRSRITELEEKETNTESSTQTSLLPEVVSPALANTACGTEQEPEEEPQQNSGKEKAASEVEDLKAPMMTLFNELQQAQSKLDEAESLKMNLQDRCRDVERDVVTLKAQLVEKQEVQSENDRLKLQVDSMKAQSQLEQRKAGEERANLTQLKDAYTKLFEDYNELKQESKNREPLVTKEVGDLQTRLDAAEKALAAKQQQIDVMKQEIYQKEKELETISVFQAQAEVYSSDFYAERAAREKIHEEKECLFAQLEFVKKQNTQLQDEIDSLGRQSLSDMQRRHMPRGGNIQGARGGDARDWQGNIPEHVCPKCNEILPDLDSLQIHIMDCII; translated from the exons ATGGCGTCCAGCTCCCCCATGGTGAACGGGGACGTCTCCCGGGGTCCGAGCTCCCACCCCGGCCACAGCCCCACCACAGGCACCCTGGAGGAAACGCTGCAGCAGATGAACCGCCTCATCCAGGAGAACCGAGACCTGAAGG AGGCGCTGAAGCAGACCAACATGTCGATGAAGGAGCGCTTCGAGGGTTTGTCTGTgtggagggagaagcagagggaggagaaggagttcCTGGAGGAGAGGCTTGATGAGGCGCGTGGCCGTGTGGAGGCCCTCTCCTCGCACAACCAGGAGCTTAACATGAAGGTGGAGGAGCTGGAGGGCAAAGGGAAGGGACag GCCGAGACAGCCAATCAGAATGCAGAACTGGAGGCGCTGCATGCCCAGCTGGTGCGTCTGCAGGCAGAGAAGAGTGACCTAGTGGCCATGAACTCTGAACTCCAGCTCAAgacaggtcaggggtcagaggatGACTCCTTCATAGAGATCAGGATTGCT agagatgaTACTGGAAAGGACCTGTATCATAATGAAAGGGACCCCAGGTATGACATGAGTGTATCCAGGCAGGAGTCTGAGGAGCTGACTGTCAGCCAGCTGCTCCAGTCCCTGAGGAAGGAGACCCAGAGGGTGGAGAGGCTACAAATCGAGCTCCAGGCTACCAGATCCAG AATCACAGAGCTGGAGGAGAAAGAAACTAACACGGAGAGCTCCACACAGACCTCACTACTGCCAGAGGTGGTTTCCCCAGCACTAGCCAACACAGCATGTGGTACTGAGCAAGAACCAGAGGAGGAGCCCCAACAGAACTCTGGGAAGGAGAAG GCTGCGTCAGAGGTGGAGGATCTGAAGGCTCCGATGATGACCCTGTTTAATGAGCTACAGCAGGCTCAGAGCAAACTGGATGAGGCAGAGAGCTTGAAGATGAACCTGCAGGACAG atgtaGGGATGTGGAGCGTGACGTGGTGACTCTGAAAGCCCAGCTGGTAGAGAAGCAGGAGGTACAGAGTGAGAATGACAGACTGAAGCTGCAGGTGGACAGCATGAAGGCCCAGAGCCAGCTAGAGCAGAGgaaggctggagaggagag GGCTAACCTGACCCAGCTGAAGGATGCCTACACCAAGCTATTCGAGGACTACAATGAGTTGAAGCAAGAGAGCAAGAACAGAGAG CCACTGGTCACTAAGGAGGTGGGAGACCTGCAGACCAGACTGGATGCAGCAGAGAAGGCCCTGGCTGCTAAGCAACAGCAGATTGATGTTATGAAGCAGGAGATATATCAGAAGGAGAAGGAACTGGAgaccatctctgtgttccaggcTCAG GCGGAGGTGTACTCCTCTGACTTCTACGCGGAGCGAGCAGCTCGGGAGAAGATTCACGAGGAGAAGGAATGTCTGTTTGCTCAGCTGGAGTTTGTCAAGAAACAGAACACTCAGCTACAGGACGAGATTGACTCACTTGGCAG GCAATCTCTGAGTGATATGCAGAGAAGACACATGCCACGTGGAGGCAACATACAGGGAGCCagag